Proteins from one Bradyrhizobium roseum genomic window:
- a CDS encoding EscU/YscU/HrcU family type III secretion system export apparatus switch protein: MSVDVKNKLAVALHYDKSGAPRVVAKGKGTIGAKIVELAREHDIPIEENEVLAGALSHVEIGDEIPPDLYKAVAEVLIFVLRLSGRVR; this comes from the coding sequence ATGAGCGTCGACGTCAAGAACAAGCTTGCCGTCGCGCTGCACTATGACAAGTCCGGTGCACCGCGGGTCGTCGCCAAGGGCAAGGGAACCATCGGCGCGAAGATCGTCGAACTCGCCCGGGAACACGACATCCCGATCGAGGAGAACGAGGTGCTGGCGGGCGCCCTGTCACATGTCGAGATCGGCGACGAAATTCCGCCGGACCTCTACAAGGCGGTCGCCGAAGTGCTGATCTTCGTGCTGCGGCTGTCGGGCCGGGTGCGATAG
- a CDS encoding penicillin-binding transpeptidase domain-containing protein → MASASSFEVSSVINRRHALGLLATASIFPNRSFASVSYQRSEFRDDLSKRFFALGTMGTFVAYKVDDYLIIASDKVRSGEGRLPASTFKIPNSIIALETGVVEDPDKDVFKWDGVTRSIEPWNKDHTLRSAIAVSAVPVYQEIARRIGQERMQKYVDLMDYGNRDIGGGIDQFWLTGNLRIDPIQQIDFVDRMRRGVLPVSKRSQELTRDILPVTKVGDATIRAKSGLLGAEAGKPSLGWMVGWVEKGSSATVFAMNMDCKEPSHIAARMTVVQQCLGDIVAY, encoded by the coding sequence ATGGCATCAGCATCGTCGTTTGAGGTCTCGTCCGTGATCAATCGTCGCCACGCCCTCGGCCTTCTCGCCACCGCGAGCATTTTTCCCAACCGCAGTTTCGCCAGCGTCTCCTACCAGCGCAGCGAGTTTCGCGACGATCTCTCGAAGCGGTTTTTCGCGCTCGGCACCATGGGCACTTTCGTCGCCTACAAGGTCGACGACTACCTGATCATCGCCAGCGACAAGGTACGCTCGGGAGAGGGCAGGCTGCCGGCCTCGACCTTCAAGATTCCGAACTCGATCATCGCGCTGGAGACCGGCGTGGTCGAGGACCCGGACAAGGACGTCTTCAAGTGGGACGGGGTGACCCGCAGCATCGAGCCCTGGAACAAGGATCACACGCTGCGCTCGGCGATCGCGGTCTCCGCCGTGCCGGTCTATCAGGAAATCGCGCGCCGCATCGGGCAAGAGCGCATGCAGAAATATGTCGACCTGATGGATTACGGCAACCGCGACATCGGCGGCGGCATCGACCAGTTCTGGCTGACCGGCAATCTACGCATCGATCCGATCCAGCAGATCGATTTCGTCGACCGGATGCGCCGCGGCGTGCTGCCGGTATCGAAGCGCAGCCAGGAACTGACGCGCGATATTCTGCCGGTAACCAAGGTCGGCGATGCCACCATCCGCGCCAAGAGCGGGTTGCTCGGCGCCGAGGCTGGCAAGCCATCGCTGGGCTGGATGGTCGGCTGGGTGGAGAAGGGGTCTTCCGCCACCGTGTTCGCCATGAACATGGACTGCAAGGAGCCAAGCCACATCGCCGCCCGC